A stretch of the Argentina anserina chromosome 6, drPotAnse1.1, whole genome shotgun sequence genome encodes the following:
- the LOC126797887 gene encoding transcription factor TGA2.3-like yields the protein MGKNDGSKLVTDMPSFVTPLPTSNPIGTEESSIRLSRISDFEGLEQTLGFNIEDAVDIGRSPVYNQNISTSRAPANDLQFGALNKLLPQKELQPNLVSVSRSNHENWGESNMADGSPRTDTSTDDTEDTNQMIERNQTGLLASDSSDRSKEKPGDQKTLRRLAQNREAARKSRLRKKAYVQQLESSRLKLTQLEQELQRARQQGIFISSSGDQAHSMSGNGALAFDVEYTRWLEEHNKQINELRAAVNSHAGDTELRTVIDNVIAQYDDIFRIKGTAAKADVFHILSGMWKTPAERCFMWIGGFRSSELLKLLVRQLEPLTEQQVMGIYNLQQSSQQAEDALSQGMEALQQSLAETLASGSPGPSGASGNVANYMGQMAMAMGKLGTLEGFLRQADNLRQQTLQQMHRILTTRQSARALLAINDYFSRLRALSSLWLARPRE from the exons ATGGGCAAAAATGATGGAAGTAAACTCGTGACCGACATGCCGAGCTTTGTTACTCCACTACCCACCTCCAATCCCAT TGGCACAGAGGAGAGCTCCATTCGTTTATCTCGAATTTCAGACTTCGAAGGCCTTGAGCAGACTCTTGGATTTAATATAGAGGATGCTGTTGACATCGGAAGAA GTCCTGTATataatcaaaatatttcaACTAGCCGGGCACCAGCCAACGATCTCCAGTTTGGCGCTTTGAATAAG CTGTTACCACAGAAGGAGCTACAACCAAATCTGGTTTCAGTGTCTCGTAGCAATCACGAGAATTGGGGGGAATCCAATATGGCAGATGGAAGTCCTAGGACTGATACTTCAACAGATGATACAGAGGATACAAATCAGATG attgaaagaaatcaAACTGGTCTTCTAGCTTCTGATTCCAGTGATAGATCAAAAGAAAAACCTGGGGATCAAAAG ACGCTGCGCAGGCTTGCTCAAAATCGTGAAGCTGCCAGGAAAAGCCGATTACGAAAAAAA GCATATGTACAACAACTTGAGAGTAGCCGGTTGAAACTAACCCAGCTTGAGCAAGAACTTCAGCGTGCCCGTCAGCaa GGCATATTCATTTCAAGCTCTGGAGATCAAGCCCATTCGATGAGTGGAAATG GTGCTTTGGCATTTGATGTGGAATACACAAGGTGGCTGGAGGAGCACAACAAGCAGATAAATGAGTTGAGGGCAGCTGTTAATTCACATGCGGGTGACACAGAACTGCGCACTGTAATTGATAATGTCATTGCTCAGTATGATGACATTTTTAGAATAAAGGGTACTGCAGCAAAAGCTGATGTTTTCCACATTTTGTCAGGAATGTGGAAAACACCAGCAGAACGGTGTTTTATGTGGATTGGTGGCTTCCGGTCATCTGAGCTTTTAAAG CTACTTGTGCGTCAATTGGAACCCTTGACGGAGCAACAAGTGATGGGTATTTACAACTTACAGCAATCATCCCAGCAGGCTGAAGATGCTTTGTCACAAGGGATGGAGGCATTGCAGCAATCCCTTGCTGAGACCTTGGCTAGTGGTTCGCCCGGGCCATCAGGAGCATCTGGCAATGTAGCAAACTATATGGGTCAAATGGCTATGGCAATGGGAAAGTTGGGGACACTTGAGGGGTTCCTTCGCCAG GCCGATAATCTTCGCCAGCAAACTCTGCAACAAATGCATCGTATACTGACAACCAGGCAGTCAGCTCGTGCACTTCTTGCAATCAATGATTATTTCTCACGTCTTAGAGCCCTCAGTTCTctttggcttgccaggccccGAGAATGA
- the LOC126798699 gene encoding rhomboid-like protein 20 has translation MNGGPSGFHNAPVTRAFVICSALFTVFFGIQGRSSKLGLSYLDIFGKFRLWKLIVSGFAFSSTPELMFGLYLLYYFRVFERQIGSNKYSVFILYSVTASLLFEILAIAFLKDPAVNLVTSGPYGLIFASFVPFFFDIPVSTRFRVFGVHFSDKSFIYLAGLQLLLSSWKRSVLPGMCGILCGSLYHLNVFCIRKAKFPELIASFFSRLSLPTMGSLPAAPSRNVAGSTPSFTARQVERNYPSPMLPTSEPTEDAIATLVSMGFDRNSARQALVQARNDVNAATNILLEPQAH, from the exons ATGAACGGCGGCCCATCTGGTTTCC ACAATGCTCCTGTCACCCGCGCCTTCGTTATTTGCAGCGCTCTCTTCACCGTCTTCTTCGGGATCCAGGGCCGCTCCTCCAAGCTCGGATTGTCCTATCTG GATATTTTTGGCAAGTTTCGCCTCTGGAAGTTAATTGTGTCAGGTTTTGCCTTCTCATCTACTCCGGAACTCATGTTTGGACTCTATCTGCTCTACTACTTCAGGGTCTTTGAGAGACAGATTGGCTCCAACAAGTATTCC GTGTTTATCTTGTACTCTGTGACGGCATCATTGCTGTTTGAGATCCTCGCTATAGCATTCCTCAAAG ATCCTGCAGTAAACCTAGTGACATCGGGACCATATGGTCTTATATTTGCATCTTTTGTTCCCTTTTTCTTTGACATTCCAGTTTCAACACGTTTCCGCGTATTTGGTGTGCACTTCTCAGACAAGTCTTTTATCTATCTAGCAGGCCTTCAG CTTCTTTTATCATCTTGGAAGAGATCGGTCTTGCCAGGGATGTGTGGCATCCTTTGTGGCTCCTTGTATCATCTGAATGTCTTCTGTATCCGCAAAGCAAAG TTCCCTGAACTTATTGCATCTTTCTTTTCACGACTTTCGTTGCCAACAATGGGGAGTCTGCCAGCAGCACCATCTAGAAATGTTGCGGGAAGTACACCATCGTTCACGGCACGGCAAGTGGAG AGAAATTATCCCTCTCCCATGTTGCCTACCTCAGAGCCAACGGAGGATGCCATTGCTACCCTTGTTTCTATGGGTTTTGATAGAAACTCTGCCAGACAAGCACTAGTGCAAGCCAGAAATGATGTCAATGCGGCCACAAATATCCTTTTAGAACCACAGGCCCACTGA